One genomic region from Nostoc sp. C052 encodes:
- a CDS encoding strawberry notch-like NTP hydrolase domain-containing protein, producing the protein MVSLIATQGTLFDLETVLDYGQSILNVAQELTKSLIEKRTIGTKTIQSQMNRHFHGTAAEGAWQWKDAYEAVEVAQILYLRQKGYKLLLESPLTVLLELEKLVALCPTQTRRSEESVQLQQFSTPLPLAYLVAKAGFIKADDLILEPSAGTGLLAQMAKLHSASLMLNELAPDRTKILRRLFPGTPLFSVNAEQINDYLVGKTQPSVVLMNPPFSASPKINSRNPDATPRHINSALQRLADGGRLVTITANWFSPANPSWRETFLKWQDFARVLMSVGVNGKVYSKHGTQIDTRITVIDKVPADNPGEIPCISETLDLPEILALIEQLPQRSSWESSDIKAAAAIAKVVQLPKRSVVVQAETLSSIPDVVILEYEVVEWSATEGLKDTLYETYRPQRIRIKDALPHPSLLCESAALALVSPPPPTYKPHLPRNIVSQGLLSEGQLESVIYAGQAHGEFLSGSYIVDDSWDNVTVAATGEENAVKFRRGWFLGDGTGAGKGRQCAGIILDNWCQERRKAIWVSKSSALIEDARRDWCALGGSEKDIIDLGNIKLADPIPFTQGILFCTYSTLRSQKNGKSRLKQIVEWAGKDFEGTISFDECHSMGNAMAQEGKLGMVAASQQGIVGLRLQNALSSARVIYVSATGATIVSNLSYANRLGLWQTGDFPFTSREDFVESIEGGGIAAMEVVARDLKALGLYLARSLSLIKLELKILIIRKKSC; encoded by the coding sequence ATGGTCAGCCTTATAGCCACACAAGGAACTCTATTTGACCTAGAAACAGTTCTGGACTACGGACAATCAATCCTCAACGTTGCTCAAGAACTCACCAAATCACTGATTGAAAAACGAACTATCGGGACTAAAACAATTCAGTCCCAGATGAATCGCCACTTTCACGGCACGGCAGCAGAGGGCGCATGGCAGTGGAAAGATGCTTACGAAGCTGTGGAAGTAGCACAAATATTATATCTGCGCCAAAAAGGTTACAAGCTTTTATTAGAGTCGCCGCTAACAGTATTATTGGAATTGGAAAAGTTAGTAGCCCTTTGTCCAACGCAAACACGGCGCAGTGAAGAATCAGTACAGCTTCAGCAATTCTCCACCCCTCTGCCGCTTGCTTATCTAGTAGCCAAAGCAGGATTTATAAAGGCTGATGATTTGATTTTGGAGCCAAGTGCCGGAACTGGCCTATTGGCACAAATGGCTAAACTGCACAGTGCAAGTCTGATGCTCAACGAGCTTGCACCCGATAGAACAAAGATTCTGCGTCGGTTGTTTCCAGGTACACCGCTATTCTCTGTAAACGCAGAACAGATTAACGACTATCTGGTTGGCAAGACTCAGCCCTCAGTTGTGCTGATGAATCCGCCTTTCTCCGCATCTCCCAAAATCAACAGTCGCAATCCCGACGCAACTCCTCGCCACATAAACTCGGCATTGCAAAGACTGGCTGACGGTGGACGATTGGTAACAATCACAGCCAATTGGTTTTCTCCGGCTAACCCAAGCTGGCGAGAGACTTTCCTTAAGTGGCAGGATTTTGCGCGAGTTTTAATGTCGGTCGGGGTTAACGGCAAGGTGTACTCAAAGCATGGGACGCAAATTGACACCAGAATCACAGTAATTGACAAGGTTCCGGCTGATAATCCCGGCGAAATCCCCTGTATTTCTGAAACCTTGGATTTGCCTGAAATACTGGCATTAATTGAGCAGTTGCCACAGAGGTCTTCGTGGGAAAGCTCAGATATCAAAGCTGCTGCGGCAATCGCAAAAGTTGTTCAATTACCAAAACGCTCTGTGGTAGTTCAAGCAGAAACACTTTCTTCAATTCCAGATGTGGTTATTCTGGAATACGAAGTCGTCGAATGGTCTGCTACTGAAGGACTCAAAGATACTTTATACGAAACCTATCGCCCACAAAGAATCCGGATCAAGGACGCTTTACCTCATCCCTCGCTACTCTGTGAGAGTGCAGCCCTAGCGCTTGTCTCGCCACCACCACCCACTTACAAACCGCATCTCCCGCGAAACATTGTCTCACAAGGATTGTTATCTGAAGGACAACTTGAAAGCGTTATTTACGCAGGTCAGGCGCACGGTGAATTTCTTTCTGGGTCTTATATTGTCGATGATTCATGGGATAATGTGACTGTAGCGGCAACTGGCGAAGAAAATGCTGTAAAATTTCGTCGTGGCTGGTTCTTAGGCGATGGGACAGGCGCAGGGAAAGGAAGACAATGTGCAGGAATCATCCTCGACAACTGGTGTCAGGAACGAAGAAAAGCCATTTGGGTATCAAAGAGTTCTGCTCTTATTGAGGACGCACGTAGAGATTGGTGTGCGCTCGGAGGTAGTGAAAAAGATATTATCGACCTGGGCAACATCAAACTTGCCGATCCAATTCCCTTCACCCAAGGCATTCTGTTCTGCACGTACTCTACTCTACGTTCTCAAAAGAACGGTAAAAGTCGGCTTAAGCAAATCGTTGAATGGGCAGGTAAGGATTTTGAGGGTACTATCTCCTTTGACGAGTGCCACAGCATGGGCAATGCAATGGCACAAGAGGGCAAACTTGGTATGGTTGCAGCATCCCAGCAAGGTATTGTTGGGCTGCGGTTGCAAAACGCACTGTCATCAGCACGGGTTATCTATGTTTCTGCAACTGGTGCTACTATTGTCTCAAATCTCTCATACGCCAATCGCCTGGGACTTTGGCAGACTGGAGATTTTCCGTTTACCTCCCGTGAGGATTTTGTGGAATCCATTGAGGGCGGTGGTATCGCTGCGATGGAAGTGGTCGCCAGGGATCTCAAGGCTTTGGGACTGTATCTGGCGCGGAGCCTCAGTCTAATAAAGCTTGAGCTTAAAATTTTGATTATTCGGAAAAAATCATGCTAA
- a CDS encoding NACHT domain-containing NTPase has product MPDSEDPKQVSSNDLRNSQFGGGLINAETVNAGRVGGDIWNIFLGQPTVTPVGNPARPKNERLLLATVKQEVTARLSQSLHNTLLINLGKELQPQQVKRPWDTEIKIGLKPPEVLSDSTTILDIFDSQEIAGKLLILGNPGSGKTTTQLELAQALIQRAEEQPDYPVPVLFNLSSWKDNRQPLTDWLLTELKLKYGVSTKLGKQWVENHQLLLFLDALDELKPQRQEICVQRINQLLLSQERPSYMVICSRSEEYNNYSTQVQLNGAVCLQPFNNNQIYNYLFSIKRIDLWAIISNDSDLLELVQTPFLLSITVLAMEEISIEKWQCLLSTEARLEYLLNTYVSRMLEREVKIKTYARWSFTNKEQTIFWLHWLAQQLKKDSKTELLIEQIQPYWLVNKNSINIYKLIFGLIFGLIAGLSGVPLFGLIGGVVGIPLWGVTRVLILEIFFNSIYIRNLQEITLIENIAWFNFNYELLNLILFFGLVFGLVGALAGGMLAGLILGVVGGLGGKLIGLITGLITGLIIGLIIGVIGGLVFGLVLGLVLGLFFGLVFGLAGEQSGSFIETKLIPNQGIWKSSVNAVLLTLLFGVIGWLIFGLHRGVMFGVITGLFCGEACIQHFSLRLVLYFNGYIPWNYARFLDYCTERMLLQRVGGRYRFIHKLLQDHFAQTEFRRDSR; this is encoded by the coding sequence ATGCCGGATTCAGAAGACCCAAAGCAAGTCTCCAGTAATGACTTACGCAATTCACAGTTTGGCGGTGGTTTGATTAATGCTGAGACAGTGAATGCTGGACGAGTTGGCGGAGATATTTGGAATATCTTCTTGGGACAGCCAACAGTAACACCAGTAGGCAATCCTGCTAGACCAAAGAATGAGCGTTTACTACTAGCCACAGTCAAACAAGAAGTTACAGCGCGGTTAAGCCAGTCTCTACATAATACTCTACTGATTAATTTAGGAAAGGAGTTACAACCGCAACAAGTAAAGCGACCTTGGGATACAGAAATAAAAATTGGTTTAAAGCCTCCTGAAGTTCTCTCAGATAGCACAACAATTTTAGATATTTTTGATTCTCAAGAAATAGCAGGTAAACTTTTAATCCTGGGTAATCCAGGTTCTGGGAAAACAACGACACAATTAGAACTAGCACAAGCTTTAATTCAACGAGCAGAAGAACAGCCTGATTATCCTGTTCCAGTTTTATTTAATTTATCCTCTTGGAAAGATAACCGCCAACCTTTAACTGATTGGTTACTGACGGAACTTAAATTGAAATACGGTGTCTCAACCAAACTTGGTAAACAGTGGGTAGAAAACCATCAGCTATTACTCTTTCTAGATGCTCTCGATGAACTAAAACCACAGCGTCAAGAAATCTGTGTTCAAAGAATTAATCAGCTTTTACTAAGCCAAGAGCGTCCATCTTATATGGTTATATGTAGTAGAAGTGAAGAATACAATAATTACTCTACTCAGGTTCAACTCAATGGTGCTGTTTGTTTACAGCCTTTTAATAATAACCAAATTTATAATTACCTTTTTAGTATTAAGCGAATAGACTTATGGGCAATTATTAGCAACGACTCCGATTTACTAGAGCTAGTTCAAACACCTTTTTTATTAAGCATTACTGTACTAGCTATGGAAGAAATATCTATTGAAAAATGGCAGTGTCTTTTAAGTACAGAAGCACGCCTAGAATATTTACTAAATACCTATGTATCAAGGATGTTAGAACGTGAAGTTAAAATTAAAACATACGCAAGGTGGAGCTTTACAAACAAAGAACAAACTATATTTTGGCTCCATTGGCTAGCTCAACAGCTTAAAAAAGATTCAAAAACTGAGTTATTAATTGAACAAATACAACCATATTGGTTAGTTAACAAAAACAGTATAAATATATACAAACTTATATTTGGATTAATATTTGGATTAATTGCCGGATTAAGTGGAGTTCCACTATTTGGACTGATTGGAGGAGTAGTTGGGATTCCACTTTGGGGAGTCACGAGAGTACTAATATTGGAAATATTTTTTAATTCTATTTATATACGTAATTTGCAAGAAATTACACTTATAGAAAATATCGCTTGGTTTAATTTCAATTATGAATTGCTAAATTTGATTTTATTTTTTGGGCTAGTTTTTGGGCTAGTTGGAGCATTGGCTGGAGGAATGCTTGCAGGATTAATTTTAGGAGTAGTTGGAGGACTAGGGGGAAAGCTCATTGGACTAATTACAGGACTAATTACAGGGCTGATCATTGGGTTGATTATTGGGGTAATAGGAGGATTGGTTTTTGGCTTGGTTTTAGGATTAGTTTTGGGGTTGTTTTTTGGACTAGTTTTTGGTCTTGCTGGAGAGCAGTCTGGTTCGTTTATAGAAACAAAATTAATTCCTAATCAAGGCATTTGGAAATCTAGTGTCAATGCTGTTTTATTAACCCTATTATTTGGGGTAATTGGATGGCTAATTTTTGGACTGCATAGAGGGGTAATGTTTGGGGTAATTACAGGACTATTCTGTGGTGAAGCCTGTATCCAACACTTCTCTTTACGTCTCGTTCTGTACTTCAACGGCTACATCCCCTGGAACTACGCTCGTTTTCTCGACTACTGCACCGAGCGTATGTTACTCCAGCGTGTCGGCGGCCGCTACCGCTTCATCCACAAACTGCTGCAAGACCACTTCGCCCAAACCGAGTTTAGGCGTGATTCAAGGTAA
- a CDS encoding pentapeptide repeat-containing protein, with product MANEEHLTILRQGVKVWNEWRQKNSEVAPDLTDINLSGAFLIGIDFSNSNLSRANLSHAVLVYANLSAAIFRKSNLSNINLSRANLEGADLDNANLDEAFLQNAYLKRVNFSGASLKNSILKKSVISNAIFCGADLTLADLSETEICNANFAGLEISGNIVNCDLSGTNLTMANLSNAYLYRSNFSKANLTKANLTKAFFVDAVLWKANFTEALLCETNLKTTKAISANFNNATLTGACIEDWIINSITSFEGVNCEYVYLEEYQKERRPSSGNFAPGEFTKLFQKSLETVDLIFRNGIDWDAFAYSFKKLEVENQGAQLDVQSIEKKGDGILVVRVAVAPDADKAKIHSDFMQGYEFAAKALEAQYQARLEDKDTLISKQEAQINRLFDIVEQQGSVQKALVENPRKVSNYNMQNPQFASGIVDANNVNTDQIGGNIQNNDA from the coding sequence ATGGCGAATGAAGAGCATTTAACAATACTTAGGCAAGGAGTTAAGGTTTGGAATGAGTGGAGACAAAAAAATAGTGAAGTTGCCCCAGACCTGACAGATATTAATCTAAGCGGTGCTTTCCTTATAGGAATTGATTTTAGTAACTCTAACCTTAGCAGAGCAAATCTAAGTCATGCTGTACTAGTATATGCTAACTTGAGTGCTGCTATTTTCAGGAAATCCAACCTGAGTAATATTAATTTATCTAGAGCTAACTTAGAAGGCGCTGATCTAGATAATGCTAATCTTGATGAAGCTTTCCTTCAAAACGCTTACCTTAAAAGAGTAAATTTTAGCGGTGCTAGTTTAAAAAATAGCATTTTGAAAAAGTCTGTTATTTCTAACGCTATTTTTTGCGGAGCGGATCTTACACTGGCTGATCTAAGTGAGACAGAAATTTGTAATGCTAACTTTGCTGGCTTAGAAATTAGTGGAAATATTGTCAATTGTGACTTAAGTGGAACAAATTTGACAATGGCTAACTTAAGCAATGCTTATCTTTACCGTAGCAACTTTTCTAAAGCTAACCTTACCAAAGCCAACCTTACAAAAGCATTCTTTGTAGATGCTGTACTTTGGAAAGCTAACTTTACTGAAGCTTTGTTGTGTGAAACCAATCTGAAAACAACCAAAGCTATATCTGCTAATTTCAATAATGCAACACTAACTGGGGCGTGTATAGAAGATTGGATCATTAATTCTATTACAAGCTTTGAAGGGGTAAATTGTGAGTATGTTTACCTTGAAGAGTACCAAAAAGAACGCCGCCCCAGCAGTGGTAACTTTGCTCCTGGAGAATTCACCAAACTGTTCCAAAAATCCCTAGAAACAGTTGACCTAATCTTCCGTAACGGCATCGACTGGGACGCTTTCGCCTATTCCTTCAAAAAATTAGAAGTCGAAAACCAAGGCGCTCAACTAGATGTCCAAAGCATTGAGAAGAAAGGCGATGGCATTCTTGTAGTCCGAGTAGCAGTTGCCCCTGATGCAGATAAAGCGAAAATCCACAGCGATTTCATGCAGGGCTATGAATTTGCAGCTAAGGCATTAGAGGCGCAGTACCAAGCAAGACTTGAGGATAAGGATACCCTTATTTCCAAACAGGAAGCACAAATTAACCGCCTATTTGACATAGTGGAACAACAAGGGTCAGTTCAAAAAGCATTGGTAGAAAATCCGAGGAAAGTTTCTAACTACAATATGCAAAATCCGCAGTTTGCAAGTGGCATAGTGGATGCTAACAATGTTAATACAGACCAGATAGGTGGTAACATTCAGAACAACGACGCTTAA
- a CDS encoding AAA-like domain-containing protein: protein MPDSQDPKQVSNDLRNSQFGGGLINAGTVNAGQIGGDIYNIHFGQQTVASGNSVQSQNQRQRSQSERDSLEKAYTLQSQKVANLRTALVIETDVSRKFQYENQLESEERTLYELGDKLDAIEQQLQAAENSGLGADTSIYIERPPIEDKCYKAIVQPGALIRLKAPQRMGKTLLLEKTLDYARQQGYQTAKLDLQLADIDVLANLKTFLQWLCVDVADSLELEPQLEKQWQEVFGLNKNCTRYFQKYLLSLTDTPLVLAIDNFERLFEYPEIFPQFCLLLRGWYEAAKQGDKIGNIWKKLRLVVVHSTESYPSLDSNHSPFNVGLAIDLPEFNLQQITDLAKQQDLGLLKEQDLAQLMGLVGGHPYLVQSAIAHLKSQQVTLEELLKLAPTEQGIFSDHLRQQLWHLQHNPQLEIGYKKIVMTNAPVRLETEVAFKLHSLGLVKLVSNDCVPGCDLYRQYFSTRLE from the coding sequence ATGCCCGACTCACAAGACCCAAAGCAAGTCAGCAACGACTTACGCAATTCCCAGTTTGGCGGCGGGTTAATCAACGCTGGCACAGTGAATGCTGGGCAAATTGGCGGCGACATCTACAACATTCACTTTGGGCAGCAGACTGTAGCATCAGGTAATTCAGTCCAATCACAGAATCAACGCCAGCGATCGCAGTCCGAAAGAGACTCACTCGAAAAAGCTTACACTCTTCAAAGCCAGAAAGTTGCAAATCTACGAACAGCATTGGTTATTGAAACAGATGTATCCCGCAAGTTTCAATACGAAAACCAGCTTGAGTCAGAGGAGCGCACACTCTATGAGCTTGGTGACAAGTTGGATGCAATTGAACAACAGTTGCAAGCGGCTGAGAACTCTGGACTAGGGGCAGACACAAGTATATATATTGAAAGACCACCAATTGAAGACAAATGCTATAAAGCAATTGTGCAACCAGGGGCATTGATTCGTCTTAAAGCCCCGCAGAGAATGGGTAAAACATTACTGTTGGAAAAAACCCTAGACTATGCAAGACAACAAGGTTATCAAACTGCAAAATTAGATTTACAACTGGCTGATATAGATGTTCTGGCTAACTTAAAAACATTTCTGCAATGGTTATGTGTTGATGTTGCTGACAGTCTGGAGCTAGAACCCCAACTAGAAAAACAATGGCAAGAGGTTTTTGGGCTGAATAAAAACTGTACCCGTTATTTTCAAAAATATTTATTATCCCTTACTGATACTCCCTTAGTTTTAGCTATAGATAACTTTGAGAGACTGTTTGAATATCCAGAGATTTTCCCTCAATTCTGCTTGTTACTGCGGGGATGGTATGAGGCAGCGAAACAAGGAGACAAGATTGGTAATATCTGGAAGAAGCTGCGGTTAGTAGTAGTTCATTCCACTGAATCTTATCCTTCATTGGACAGTAATCACTCCCCGTTTAATGTGGGATTGGCGATTGACTTACCCGAATTTAATTTGCAACAAATAACAGACCTCGCCAAACAGCAAGATTTAGGATTACTGAAAGAACAAGATTTGGCTCAGTTGATGGGGTTAGTTGGGGGGCATCCTTACTTGGTACAATCCGCAATCGCCCATCTCAAAAGCCAGCAAGTGACCTTAGAAGAACTCTTGAAACTTGCGCCAACAGAGCAAGGAATCTTTAGTGACCACTTGCGGCAACAACTGTGGCATTTACAACATAATCCCCAGCTTGAGATAGGGTATAAAAAAATAGTAATGACGAATGCACCTGTGAGGTTAGAGACTGAAGTTGCGTTTAAGTTGCATAGCTTGGGATTAGTAAAACTTGTTAGTAATGATTGCGTTCCTGGTTGTGATTTGTATCGTCAGTATTTCTCAACTCGTTTGGAGTAG